From the genome of Ignavibacteriales bacterium, one region includes:
- a CDS encoding phosphatase PAP2 family protein: MTIKRLYLTLLLIVMCGSTLFAQSPVLGNSLQRNKYNFSQFGNETWDFIKQPTKWNGSDWLKLGLVSAGTFLIMKTADQPIRDAVLRNQQYFNSAPIKIGNIWGDWYPTVITSVAFALHGWADNNSLSKKIAFEVAQSAIYTEIMTQIVKHAFGRARPYKELGPTELKPFSFLGWDFTSLPAGHTTWAFSLSTVLSRNAKPGWLKVLAYIPAALTFIARVYQDHHWTSDNFLGAALGYFVASWVVDKHEKKDLLVDASSGFPLSITIPLN; the protein is encoded by the coding sequence ATGACCATAAAGAGATTATATTTAACTCTCCTCCTAATAGTTATGTGCGGGTCTACTCTGTTTGCACAAAGTCCAGTTTTAGGAAATTCTCTTCAGAGGAATAAATATAATTTCTCTCAATTTGGAAATGAGACTTGGGATTTCATCAAACAACCGACTAAATGGAATGGGAGTGATTGGCTTAAACTTGGACTGGTAAGCGCCGGAACTTTTTTAATTATGAAAACTGCCGATCAACCTATTCGCGATGCAGTTCTAAGAAACCAACAATACTTCAACAGCGCTCCAATCAAAATCGGAAATATTTGGGGAGACTGGTATCCAACAGTTATTACCAGCGTTGCATTTGCATTACACGGATGGGCGGATAATAATTCTCTTTCGAAAAAAATTGCTTTTGAAGTTGCACAATCTGCAATCTACACTGAGATCATGACGCAGATAGTGAAACATGCTTTCGGCAGGGCAAGACCGTATAAAGAATTAGGACCGACTGAATTAAAACCGTTTTCTTTCCTTGGTTGGGATTTTACTTCGCTACCCGCAGGACATACGACCTGGGCATTTTCACTTTCGACTGTACTTTCAAGAAATGCTAAACCCGGTTGGTTAAAAGTATTAGCATACATACCGGCGGCACTTACTTTTATTGCTCGGGTTTATCAAGATCATCACTGGACTTCAGATAATTTTTTAGGTGCAGCTCTCGGTTATTTTGTAGCAAGTTGGGTTGTAGATAAACATGAGAAAAAAGATTTATTAGTGGATGCATCTTCAGGTTTTCCACTGTCCATTACAATTCCACTAAACTAA